The Danio aesculapii chromosome 8, fDanAes4.1, whole genome shotgun sequence genome window below encodes:
- the ube2d4 gene encoding ubiquitin-conjugating enzyme E2 D4, translating into MALKRIQKELTDLQRDPPAQCSAGPVGEDLFHWQATIMGPNDSPYQGGVFFLTIHFPTDYPFKPPKVAFTTKIYHPNINSNGSICLDILRSQWSPALTVSKVLLSICSLLCDPNPDDPLVPEIAHTYKADREKYNRLAREWTQKYAM; encoded by the exons ATGGCGTTGAAAAGAATCCAAAAG GAACTGACAGATCTACAGAGAGATCCTCCAGCCCAGTGTTCAGCAGGTCCAGTCGGAGAGGACT TGTTCCACTGGCAGGCAACAATAATGGGGCCG AATGACAGTCCATATCAAGGAGGAGTTTTCTTCCTCACGATTCACTTCCCAACAGACTACCCATTTAAACCACCAAAG GTCGCGTTCACAACAAAAATCTACCACCCTAACATTAACAGTAACGGCAGCATTTGTCTGGACATCCTGCGGTCTCAGTGGTCACCTGCGCTCACGGTATCTAAAG TCTTGTTGTCCATCTGCTCCCTGTTATGTGACCCGAACCCAGATGACCCGCTGGTACCTGAGATCGCACACACATATAAAGCAGACAGAGAAAA GTACAACAGACTAGCGAGAGAATGGACGCAAAAGTACGCCATGTGA